One window from the genome of Bufo bufo chromosome 4, aBufBuf1.1, whole genome shotgun sequence encodes:
- the LOC120997642 gene encoding retinol-binding protein 2-like, translated as MPADYNGTWVMEVNDNFDGYMKALDIDFATRKIAAHLTQTKELIQNGNEFKTKTLSTFRNYELDFTVGVEFEEKTKGLDNRVVQTLVSWDGDKLVCVQKGEKKNRGWTHWIEGDKLYLDLTSEDQVCHQVFKKKK; from the exons ATGCCTGCTGACTACAATGGCACCTGGGTCATGGAGGTCAATGACAACTTTGATGGGTACATGAAGGCTTTAG ACATTGACTTCGCTACCCGGAAGATCGCTGCTCATCTGACCCAGACCAAAGAACTTATTCAGAATGGAAATGAGTTTAAGACAAAGACTCTCAGCACATTCCGGAATTATGAACTCGACTTCACTGTTGGGGTAGAATTTGAGGAGAAGACTAAAGGCCTGGATAATCGGGTGGTGCAG ACCTTGGTGTCCTGGGATGGGGATAAACTTGTCTGCGTCCAGAAGGGAGAGAAGAAGAACCGTGGCTGGACACATTGGATCGAGGGAGATAAACTTTACTTG GACCTAACCAGTGAAGATCAAGTCTGCCATCAGGTCTTCAAGAAGAAGAAGTAA